One segment of candidate division KSB1 bacterium DNA contains the following:
- a CDS encoding tetratricopeptide repeat protein, protein MQTRIRIILLGGVLAMGTAVWSQQTLLLAAREAYQGKKYGEAIPLLREELQRNPGSEEAHYYLGMSLWQTGQREEALAELKRARELNSKKGDYVHALGLLYLELRQYEAARAVLQESARLKENPGRFLFVLGQVYLAQDSLNAALITLLKAREASPHDANIYVALGDAYAKQKVPTLAIDNYREALRLEPNRVEVHYTLGKLLMKERNFNEALTELQEVVRLAPDHPEAYFDLGNIYFTARRYAEAITALESHVARQPESYPGFFLLAKALYAARQPAAALAKAEKAVQLHPAAVEAQRLLANLYYDTRDYENTAKAYERLAAMVNHDGLQAEEYARWGRSLTRLKQYSEAIPKLQQAVALDSTQADVYFDLGTLLVIEKRYAEAIPCFAKKIRADSTAPGAYFNQGIAYIGLQDWRAAIPPLRNSVRLKPDYLEARVSLARTYAQVDSIAQAEEQYEAVLTLDPKNSEAMKQIGFYNLIKRNYGRAIQMLRKHVELEPKSEYGWLWLAQGLALNRQREEAMAAYRRVLQLNPKNEDAIRGLKLLEQ, encoded by the coding sequence ATGCAGACTCGCATTCGAATCATCCTGCTCGGTGGGGTGCTGGCCATGGGCACCGCCGTTTGGTCGCAGCAAACACTGCTGCTGGCGGCGCGTGAGGCGTATCAAGGCAAAAAGTACGGCGAGGCCATTCCCCTGTTGCGCGAAGAGTTGCAGCGCAATCCCGGCTCCGAGGAGGCGCATTACTATCTCGGCATGTCGCTTTGGCAAACCGGCCAGCGCGAGGAGGCCCTGGCTGAGCTGAAGCGGGCGCGCGAGTTGAACAGCAAGAAGGGCGATTATGTTCATGCCCTCGGGCTTTTGTACCTGGAGCTGCGCCAGTATGAAGCGGCCAGGGCGGTCCTGCAGGAAAGCGCCAGACTCAAGGAGAATCCGGGCCGGTTTTTGTTCGTGCTCGGCCAGGTCTATCTGGCGCAAGATTCACTCAATGCGGCTTTGATTACCCTGCTCAAAGCACGCGAGGCTTCGCCCCACGATGCCAATATCTATGTCGCGCTCGGCGATGCCTACGCCAAACAGAAAGTGCCGACACTGGCCATCGACAACTATCGCGAGGCGCTCAGGCTCGAACCCAACCGGGTGGAGGTGCATTACACCCTCGGCAAGCTGCTGATGAAGGAGCGCAACTTCAACGAGGCCCTGACCGAGCTGCAGGAAGTGGTGCGGCTCGCGCCCGATCATCCCGAGGCATACTTCGATCTCGGCAACATTTATTTCACCGCGCGGCGCTACGCGGAGGCCATCACCGCGCTGGAGAGCCACGTCGCCCGTCAGCCGGAATCCTATCCCGGCTTTTTTTTGCTGGCCAAAGCGCTTTATGCCGCGCGCCAGCCGGCTGCCGCCCTGGCCAAGGCGGAAAAGGCGGTGCAGTTGCATCCCGCGGCGGTGGAGGCACAGCGCCTGCTGGCCAACCTTTACTACGACACGCGCGACTACGAGAACACCGCCAAAGCCTATGAGCGGCTCGCAGCGATGGTCAACCACGACGGGCTGCAGGCCGAAGAATATGCCCGCTGGGGCCGCAGCCTGACGCGTTTGAAACAATACAGTGAAGCCATCCCCAAATTGCAGCAGGCGGTGGCGCTCGACTCCACCCAGGCGGATGTGTACTTCGACCTGGGCACGCTGCTGGTGATCGAGAAGCGCTATGCGGAAGCCATTCCCTGCTTTGCCAAGAAGATTCGCGCGGATTCCACCGCGCCGGGCGCCTATTTCAACCAGGGTATTGCCTACATCGGCCTGCAAGACTGGCGTGCGGCCATTCCGCCCTTGCGCAACAGTGTGCGGCTGAAACCGGACTATCTGGAGGCGCGAGTGTCGCTGGCGCGCACTTATGCCCAGGTCGATTCGATCGCCCAGGCCGAGGAGCAATATGAAGCGGTGCTGACACTGGATCCCAAAAACTCCGAAGCCATGAAGCAGATCGGCTTCTACAATTTGATCAAACGCAACTATGGCAGGGCCATCCAGATGCTGCGCAAGCATGTCGAACTCGAGCCCAAAAGTGAATATGGCTGGCTCTGGCTGGCGCAAGGCCTGGCGCTGAACCGGCAGCGCGAAGAAGCCATGGCCGCTTACCGCCGGGTGCTGCAACTCAACCCGAAAAACGAAGATGCCATCCGCGGCTTGAAGCTGCTGGAGCAATAG
- a CDS encoding STAS domain-containing protein has product MKVERLAGGKVVMISPKTSLTGNDETFALRETLHNLAQEDNKLAIVNLEKVPYLNSTGIGVLVAAHQEYAQRGGRLLLCGLRDSVENVLVITKLTEVFHVFPNQEEALASLATA; this is encoded by the coding sequence ATGAAAGTGGAACGATTGGCTGGTGGCAAGGTGGTGATGATCTCGCCCAAGACCTCGCTGACGGGCAACGACGAGACCTTTGCGCTCCGGGAAACGCTGCACAACCTGGCGCAGGAGGACAACAAACTCGCCATCGTCAACCTGGAGAAGGTGCCCTATCTCAACAGCACCGGCATCGGGGTGCTGGTGGCGGCCCATCAGGAGTATGCGCAACGCGGCGGCCGGCTGCTGCTGTGCGGCCTGCGCGACAGTGTCGAAAACGTTTTGGTCATCACCAAATTGACGGAAGTATTCCACGTCTTCCCCAATCAAGAAGAAGCGCTCGCCAGCCTGGCGACGGCTTGA
- a CDS encoding MotA/TolQ/ExbB proton channel family protein, whose translation MKRNLFLLIVILIEFAVAAYIYYGIFGAPNDRYGLEFIYKGGPLVILLMLLLMMDITFIVERALSLNKAQGRGALVNFLHKVQRSLMDGDVDTALNACNEQRGSMANIIRAGLERYQRVNQKPDSDMDKVAKETQRAIDVATKLEIPLLEKNLLALATIASIATMVGLLGTTIGMIRAFRALAHAGAPDAVQLSIGISEALINTAGGLMAAIIGIVFYNYFVNKVDRFTYMIDEASYSVVEILTGKGRESR comes from the coding sequence ATGAAAAGAAATCTCTTCCTGCTGATCGTCATTCTGATCGAATTTGCGGTGGCAGCCTACATTTATTACGGCATCTTTGGCGCGCCCAACGACCGCTACGGTCTGGAATTCATCTACAAGGGCGGCCCGCTGGTCATCCTGCTCATGCTGCTGCTGATGATGGACATCACCTTCATCGTGGAGCGGGCCCTGTCGCTCAACAAAGCCCAGGGCCGCGGTGCGCTGGTCAACTTCCTGCACAAGGTGCAGCGCAGCCTGATGGACGGCGATGTCGATACCGCCCTGAATGCCTGCAATGAACAGCGCGGCTCGATGGCCAACATCATCCGCGCCGGTCTGGAACGCTATCAACGCGTCAACCAGAAGCCCGACAGCGACATGGACAAGGTCGCCAAGGAAACCCAGCGCGCCATTGACGTGGCCACCAAGCTGGAAATCCCGCTGCTGGAGAAAAACTTGCTGGCACTGGCCACCATTGCCTCGATCGCGACCATGGTGGGCCTGCTCGGCACCACCATTGGCATGATTCGCGCCTTCCGCGCCCTGGCGCATGCCGGCGCCCCCGACGCCGTGCAGCTTTCCATCGGCATCTCCGAAGCGCTGATCAACACTGCCGGCGGTCTGATGGCGGCGATCATCGGCATCGTGTTCTACAACTATTTTGTCAACAAAGTCGACCGCTTCACCTACATGATCGATGAGGCGAGCTACTCCGTCGTCGAAATCCTGACGGGCAAGGGCAGGGAATCACGCTAA
- a CDS encoding biopolymer transporter ExbD, which produces MAAHRTGIRLDMTPMVDIAFLLLTFFMLTTQFRPPAEVDVVLPDSHSQIKLPESDVLTITIAKDGDLYLGVDSQFLRRRLFGEEYMLKTEVPIEMKSLAHKLVEARVANPKLRAVLKSDRDTEYGVVMAVMDIMQKVNLTRFNLVTNLERNNE; this is translated from the coding sequence ATGGCAGCGCATCGTACCGGCATTCGGCTGGATATGACGCCGATGGTCGACATTGCCTTTCTGCTGTTGACCTTTTTCATGCTGACGACGCAATTTCGCCCGCCTGCGGAAGTGGATGTCGTCCTGCCCGATTCCCATTCGCAAATCAAACTGCCGGAATCGGATGTTTTGACCATCACCATCGCCAAGGATGGGGATCTTTACCTTGGGGTCGATTCGCAGTTTCTGCGCCGCCGGCTTTTCGGCGAGGAGTACATGCTCAAAACCGAAGTACCGATCGAAATGAAGTCGCTGGCACACAAGCTGGTGGAAGCGCGCGTGGCCAACCCCAAGCTGCGCGCCGTGCTCAAAAGCGACCGCGACACGGAATACGGCGTGGTGATGGCAGTGATGGACATCATGCAGAAGGTCAACCTCACCCGGTTCAATCTGGTGACCAATCTCGAACGCAACAACGAGTGA
- a CDS encoding biopolymer transporter ExbD, whose amino-acid sequence MAMNFGEKAAKKTVEDESRPRKIQRVGIHIDMTPMVDIAFLLLTFFMLTSVFSRPQTMEINLPPTNVDVEVAESNLLTLRVLQDGSIYWNLGIETPEKIDFKDLRKFLDERNRANPKLITLIKVDPKSKYHLMVDVMDELELANVNRFSLAPMKPSDLEMLQKLQANAG is encoded by the coding sequence ATGGCAATGAATTTTGGTGAAAAAGCCGCCAAAAAAACCGTGGAAGACGAGAGCCGGCCCCGCAAGATCCAGCGGGTCGGCATCCACATCGACATGACACCGATGGTGGACATCGCCTTCCTGCTCCTGACGTTTTTCATGCTGACCAGCGTGTTCAGCCGGCCGCAGACCATGGAGATCAATCTGCCGCCCACCAACGTTGATGTCGAAGTGGCGGAGTCCAACCTGCTCACGCTGCGCGTGCTGCAGGACGGCAGCATCTACTGGAATCTTGGCATCGAAACGCCGGAGAAGATCGACTTCAAGGATCTGCGCAAGTTTCTCGATGAGCGCAACCGCGCCAATCCCAAGCTGATCACGCTGATCAAGGTCGATCCCAAAAGCAAGTATCACTTGATGGTGGATGTCATGGACGAGCTGGAGCTGGCCAATGTCAACCGCTTCAGCCTGGCGCCCATGAAGCCCAGTGACCTGGAAATGTTGCAAAAACTGCAGGCCAATGCCGGTTAG
- a CDS encoding energy transducer TonB has protein sequence MTAKSLKLYQLFPYGAPELHAVYNRYLTWALGVAILFNLVAIGLWIGGREWSKEPEVRMVRMRVIKDIAELGPPPSIAASSMPAIAVSTPVARPSVGIPVPVPDAQITPEATIATQQELSQYQAPLTAGEGTGGGDSLVIGAEELLFGEEEPAIDEFVPFQTPPAIIKRVQPVYPELARKAGVQGKVFVKALIDKKGQVKKVVPLQGPEIFYEAAIAAVQQWVFKPAISQDQPVAVWMAIPINFVLQEAQAARPN, from the coding sequence ATGACAGCAAAAAGTCTCAAGCTTTACCAGCTTTTCCCCTACGGCGCGCCGGAACTGCACGCAGTTTACAATCGCTACCTGACCTGGGCCCTGGGGGTGGCGATCCTTTTCAACCTGGTGGCCATCGGCTTGTGGATTGGCGGGCGCGAGTGGTCGAAAGAGCCGGAAGTGCGCATGGTGCGCATGCGCGTGATCAAAGATATCGCCGAGCTGGGTCCCCCGCCCTCGATTGCCGCCTCTTCCATGCCCGCCATCGCCGTATCGACGCCGGTGGCCCGGCCTTCCGTGGGCATCCCGGTGCCGGTGCCGGATGCGCAAATCACACCGGAGGCCACCATTGCCACCCAGCAGGAGTTGTCGCAGTATCAGGCGCCGCTCACTGCCGGGGAAGGCACGGGCGGCGGTGATTCGTTGGTAATCGGTGCGGAAGAGTTGCTTTTTGGGGAGGAGGAACCGGCCATCGATGAATTTGTCCCCTTCCAAACGCCGCCGGCGATCATCAAACGTGTGCAGCCCGTCTATCCCGAGCTTGCCCGCAAAGCCGGCGTGCAGGGCAAGGTGTTCGTCAAAGCTTTGATCGACAAAAAAGGCCAGGTCAAGAAGGTGGTGCCGTTGCAGGGACCCGAAATTTTCTATGAAGCCGCCATTGCAGCGGTGCAGCAATGGGTGTTCAAACCGGCGATTTCGCAGGATCAACCGGTGGCGGTGTGGATGGCGATTCCCATCAACTTTGTGCTGCAGGAAGCACAGGCGGCGCGGCCAAATTGA
- a CDS encoding OsmC family protein, with translation MAENGTFALRLERVQDYEFKVIFDQEQLAPLIVDEPPPLGHSRGPNPARLLGAAVGNCLSASLLFCLQKAKIEVKNIKTTVNGTLVRNEKGRLRIGKLAVHLMVEVAEEQQRLLRCLELFEDFCVVTAGVRGGIPIAVVVSNALGEELYRAAGEPVAGGT, from the coding sequence ATGGCAGAAAATGGAACCTTTGCGCTCCGGCTCGAACGGGTGCAGGATTATGAGTTCAAGGTGATCTTCGACCAGGAGCAACTCGCCCCCCTGATTGTGGATGAACCCCCGCCCCTCGGCCACAGCCGCGGGCCCAATCCGGCCCGGTTGCTGGGGGCAGCCGTGGGAAATTGCCTGAGCGCGAGCTTGCTATTTTGCCTGCAAAAAGCTAAGATTGAAGTGAAAAATATCAAGACTACGGTCAACGGCACACTGGTGCGAAACGAGAAGGGCCGGCTGCGCATCGGCAAGCTCGCGGTTCATCTCATGGTGGAGGTTGCCGAAGAGCAGCAGCGCCTGCTCCGCTGTCTGGAATTGTTCGAAGATTTTTGTGTCGTGACGGCGGGCGTGAGAGGGGGCATCCCAATTGCCGTGGTGGTGAGCAATGCTCTGGGCGAGGAGCTGTACCGCGCTGCCGGAGAACCCGTAGCGGGCGGCACCTGA
- a CDS encoding cytochrome ubiquinol oxidase subunit I yields MEDALLVHRVHFAFTVMFHYLFPQLTMGLALLIVILKGLALRTKDEHYNRSARFWAKIFAINFAMGVVTGIPMEFQFGTNWAKFSTFAGGVIGQTLAMEGVFAFFLESSFLGLFLFGEKKLGQTGHFVAACLVFLGSWLSGFFIIATNAWMQHPVAYSVAADGAVHLNSFWGLLLNPWLGWQYLHNMLGAVVTAAFVMSAVGAFYLLDHRHEEYGRVFLRLGVTSGLVASVLVAFPTGDGQGRNVAIHQPVTLAAMEGLFATREGAELILIGQPDMEKLRMDNPIHIPRLLSFLTYYRWGAEVKGLDAFPREQWPTNIPLLYYSYHIMVGLGTIFIAIMAVAAYLLWRRKLYSTRWLLWILMLSFPFPYIANTAGWMTAELGRQPWLVYGLLRTSEGISPTVSAGNGLFTLLGFMGMYALLSMLFLFLVMREVFHGPEPAAVPVPAA; encoded by the coding sequence ATGGAAGATGCCTTGCTGGTGCATCGCGTGCACTTTGCCTTCACGGTGATGTTCCATTATCTTTTTCCCCAGTTGACCATGGGCTTGGCGCTGCTGATTGTCATCCTCAAGGGGCTGGCCCTGCGCACCAAAGACGAGCATTACAACCGCAGCGCGCGTTTTTGGGCCAAAATCTTCGCGATCAATTTCGCCATGGGCGTCGTCACCGGCATCCCGATGGAGTTTCAATTCGGCACGAACTGGGCGAAGTTCTCCACCTTTGCCGGAGGCGTCATCGGCCAGACGCTCGCGATGGAGGGGGTGTTCGCCTTCTTTCTGGAATCGAGCTTTCTGGGTCTGTTCCTTTTCGGGGAAAAAAAGCTCGGGCAGACCGGCCATTTTGTCGCGGCCTGTCTGGTATTTCTGGGCTCCTGGCTGTCGGGCTTTTTCATCATTGCCACCAATGCCTGGATGCAGCATCCCGTGGCCTATTCGGTGGCGGCGGATGGCGCGGTGCATCTCAACAGCTTCTGGGGATTGCTGCTCAATCCCTGGCTGGGCTGGCAGTACCTGCACAACATGCTCGGCGCGGTGGTCACCGCGGCCTTTGTCATGTCGGCTGTCGGCGCCTTTTACCTGCTGGATCACCGCCATGAGGAATATGGCCGTGTGTTCCTGCGCCTGGGCGTCACCAGCGGTTTGGTCGCATCGGTGCTGGTGGCTTTTCCCACCGGCGACGGCCAGGGCAGGAATGTGGCCATCCATCAACCCGTGACCCTGGCGGCGATGGAGGGATTGTTCGCAACCAGGGAGGGCGCGGAGTTGATCCTCATCGGCCAGCCCGACATGGAGAAGTTGCGCATGGACAATCCCATTCACATTCCCCGGCTGCTCAGCTTCCTCACTTATTACCGCTGGGGCGCGGAAGTGAAAGGCCTGGATGCCTTCCCACGCGAGCAATGGCCCACCAACATTCCGCTGCTCTACTACAGCTATCACATCATGGTGGGGTTGGGCACGATTTTCATCGCGATCATGGCCGTTGCAGCATATCTACTCTGGCGGCGCAAACTTTACTCCACCCGCTGGCTGTTGTGGATTCTCATGCTCAGCTTTCCCTTTCCCTACATTGCCAACACTGCCGGCTGGATGACCGCCGAGCTGGGCCGCCAGCCCTGGCTGGTTTACGGCCTGTTGCGCACCAGCGAGGGCATCTCGCCCACGGTATCAGCAGGCAACGGCCTGTTCACGTTGCTGGGTTTCATGGGCATGTATGCCCTGCTCAGCATGCTGTTTCTGTTCCTGGTAATGCGTGAAGTTTTCCACGGGCCGGAGCCGGCGGCTGTCCCTGTCCCTGCCGCTTGA
- the cydB gene encoding cytochrome d ubiquinol oxidase subunit II, whose amino-acid sequence MEIFWFVAVGFMLTMYVILDGFDLGAGVLHLLVAKNEEERRTVLNSIGPVWDGNEVWLLAAGGTLYFAFPKVYASSFSGFYLPLMIVLWLLMLRALGIELRHHIRHPMWKAFWDVTFSFASTLLAIFFGAALGNVVRGVPLNAEGYFFAPLWTTFTVVPEAGILDWFTVLMGVVALATVTAHGAHFLAMKTTHALQTRARLWAKRAWWLTLATSLLALLATWYIHPEIWDNYRHAPWGFIFPLLGLLGWLGGAYFQARQQDNRAFLASSLFIAGMAASTAFGLFPTLLPASTDRQSALTIFNSAAQEYGLSVGMVWWLIGMLLAAGYFGYVFHAFRGKTQLPAEGEGY is encoded by the coding sequence ATGGAAATCTTCTGGTTTGTCGCGGTTGGCTTCATGCTGACGATGTACGTCATCCTGGACGGTTTTGATCTCGGCGCCGGGGTGCTGCATTTGCTGGTCGCCAAAAATGAGGAGGAAAGGCGCACGGTGTTGAACAGCATCGGGCCGGTGTGGGACGGCAATGAAGTCTGGCTGCTGGCGGCGGGTGGCACGCTCTATTTCGCCTTCCCCAAAGTCTACGCCTCCAGCTTCAGCGGCTTCTATCTGCCATTGATGATCGTGCTCTGGCTGCTCATGTTGCGCGCCCTCGGCATCGAACTCCGCCATCATATCCGCCATCCCATGTGGAAGGCTTTTTGGGATGTGACCTTCTCATTCGCCAGCACGCTGTTGGCGATCTTCTTTGGCGCCGCGCTCGGCAACGTGGTGCGCGGCGTGCCGCTCAATGCCGAAGGCTATTTCTTCGCGCCCCTGTGGACGACCTTTACCGTGGTGCCCGAAGCCGGCATTCTCGACTGGTTCACCGTGCTCATGGGGGTGGTGGCACTCGCGACTGTAACCGCACACGGCGCACATTTCCTCGCGATGAAGACGACGCATGCCCTGCAAACGCGTGCGCGGCTCTGGGCGAAAAGAGCCTGGTGGCTGACACTCGCCACCTCGCTGCTGGCTCTCCTGGCCACCTGGTATATTCACCCCGAAATTTGGGACAACTACCGGCACGCGCCCTGGGGATTCATTTTTCCCCTGCTCGGCCTGCTGGGCTGGCTCGGCGGCGCCTACTTTCAGGCCCGCCAGCAGGACAACCGCGCCTTTCTTGCTTCCAGCCTGTTCATCGCCGGGATGGCTGCGAGCACCGCTTTTGGTCTGTTCCCCACTCTCCTGCCGGCTTCAACCGACCGGCAATCCGCGCTCACCATTTTCAACAGCGCCGCCCAGGAATATGGCCTGAGTGTCGGCATGGTGTGGTGGCTCATCGGCATGCTGCTGGCGGCGGGTTACTTTGGCTATGTCTTTCATGCCTTCCGCGGCAAGACCCAATTGCCGGCCGAGGGTGAGGGTTACTGA
- a CDS encoding transporter encodes MIQILLAQPLLLLFLVAAIGYPLGQIKIHGSSPGVAAVLFVGLAFGGLHPGLELPEIIYLLGLVIFVYTVGLGSGPGFFTSFRRSGLRNNLLVLGMLLLAMLLTVFWHFALRLPPALTAGLFAGSLTNTPALAGVLDQVKRSAGGPENQHLLTAPVIGYSLAYPMGVIGVLLAIYLLQRFWKIDYAREAASQRESGVLGARLQNRTLRVIQPHFFGLTLRELKTQQGWQVVFGRMKREGRLSLAGEQTRLQAGDLLSVVGTAEDLERVTAALGEVSNEHLDLDRSQLDYRRIFVSNPRVAGHRLRDLNLPQQYGAVITRVRRGDLEFLPHGDTVLELGDRIRVLTRRDHMEAVSAFFGDSYRALSEIDILTFSLGLALGLVAGLVPIPLPGGVVIRLGFAGGPLLVAMILATLRRTGPLVWHMPYSANLTLRQIGLILFLAGIGIRSGHAFFSMLTQGNSLALFAAGAGITLVVAFLTLLIGHRVLKIPMSILIGVLAGLQTQPAALGFALEQTRNDLPNLGYASVYPLAMIVKIILAQVLLTLLS; translated from the coding sequence GTGATTCAGATTTTGCTCGCACAACCGCTGTTGCTGCTCTTTTTGGTCGCGGCCATCGGCTATCCGCTGGGGCAGATCAAAATTCACGGCAGCAGTCCGGGCGTGGCGGCGGTGTTGTTTGTCGGTCTGGCCTTTGGCGGCCTGCATCCCGGTCTCGAACTGCCCGAGATCATCTATTTGCTCGGACTGGTCATCTTCGTCTACACCGTTGGCCTGGGCAGCGGTCCGGGTTTTTTCACCTCCTTTCGGCGCAGCGGCCTGCGCAACAACCTGCTGGTGCTCGGCATGTTGCTGCTGGCGATGTTGCTGACCGTGTTTTGGCATTTCGCTCTGCGGCTGCCGCCGGCGCTGACCGCCGGTCTGTTTGCCGGCAGCCTGACCAACACGCCCGCACTCGCCGGCGTGCTCGATCAAGTCAAGCGCTCTGCTGGCGGTCCCGAAAATCAGCATCTGCTCACGGCTCCGGTGATCGGCTACTCGCTCGCCTATCCCATGGGCGTGATCGGCGTGCTTTTGGCGATCTATCTGCTGCAGCGGTTCTGGAAAATCGATTACGCCCGGGAGGCCGCAAGTCAGCGCGAGTCGGGTGTCCTGGGCGCGCGCCTGCAGAACCGCACCCTCCGCGTCATACAGCCGCATTTTTTCGGCCTGACCCTGCGGGAGTTGAAAACGCAGCAGGGATGGCAGGTGGTCTTCGGCCGGATGAAGCGGGAGGGCCGGCTGTCGCTGGCCGGCGAGCAAACCCGTTTGCAAGCCGGCGATCTCCTCAGCGTGGTGGGCACCGCCGAAGACTTGGAGCGCGTGACGGCGGCTTTGGGGGAGGTGAGCAACGAACACTTGGATTTGGACCGCTCCCAGCTCGATTATCGTCGCATCTTTGTTTCCAATCCCCGGGTTGCCGGCCACCGCCTGCGCGATCTCAATTTGCCGCAGCAATACGGCGCCGTGATCACACGCGTGCGCCGCGGCGATCTCGAATTCCTGCCGCACGGCGACACCGTGCTGGAGCTGGGCGACCGCATTCGCGTGCTCACCCGCCGCGATCATATGGAAGCAGTGAGCGCGTTTTTCGGCGACTCTTATCGCGCGCTCAGTGAAATCGACATCCTCACTTTCAGTCTGGGCCTGGCGCTGGGTTTGGTGGCGGGCCTGGTGCCCATTCCCCTGCCCGGCGGCGTGGTGATCAGGCTCGGCTTTGCCGGCGGCCCGTTGCTGGTGGCGATGATTTTGGCGACGCTGCGCCGCACCGGACCATTGGTGTGGCACATGCCCTACAGTGCCAATCTCACCCTGCGGCAAATCGGGTTGATCCTTTTTCTGGCGGGGATCGGCATACGCTCCGGTCACGCCTTCTTTTCCATGCTCACGCAAGGCAACAGCCTTGCCCTGTTCGCCGCCGGCGCGGGGATCACGCTAGTGGTGGCCTTTCTCACCCTGTTGATCGGGCACCGCGTGTTGAAAATACCGATGAGTATTTTGATCGGAGTGCTCGCCGGCCTGCAGACGCAACCAGCGGCACTCGGTTTTGCGCTGGAACAAACCCGCAATGATCTCCCCAATCTCGGCTATGCCTCGGTTTATCCCCTGGCCATGATCGTCAAAATCATCCTGGCGCAGGTGCTGCTGACTCTGCTGTCCTGA
- a CDS encoding potassium/proton antiporter: MTLAYLLLIGSVLILFSLGMAKLSANLGVPVLLLFLAIGMLAGSEGPGGIYFDDAGMAQSVGIIALVFILFAGGLDTDWKAVRPVLWPAAGLATVGVLLTALIVGVVAHLFYSFSLLEGLLLGAVISSTDAAAVFAVLRARNVSLRGDLKPLLELESGSNDPMAVFLTVGLIQMLTAPATSLPQLAWLFVLQMSLGAACGVGLGKLLTVLLNRVNFVQEGFYPVLVLAYALLIYGATALLGGSAFLAVYLAGMVAGNSEFVHKKSLLRFFDGLAWLSQIGMFLTLGLLVFPSRIVPVMGAGLLLSAVLMLAARPLSVFLTLAFSRFNWREKALISWVGLRGAVPVILATFPLLARLPNAELLFNLVFFIVFTSALLQGWSMPAVARLLKVDAPVARRRQYPIEFAPPTGMDTDLVEFVVPAHAAVAGKSLVEIGMPRDSLIVLISQNEEFIVPSGGTVINEGDVVLALVNKRNLPEVRAIFSRVA; the protein is encoded by the coding sequence TTGACGCTAGCGTATCTCCTGCTGATCGGTTCCGTGCTGATACTCTTCAGTCTCGGCATGGCCAAGCTCTCGGCCAATCTTGGCGTGCCGGTGTTGTTGTTGTTTTTGGCGATTGGCATGCTGGCCGGCTCCGAGGGCCCGGGCGGCATTTATTTTGATGATGCCGGCATGGCGCAGTCGGTGGGCATCATCGCGCTGGTTTTCATTCTGTTCGCCGGCGGCCTGGATACAGATTGGAAGGCGGTGCGTCCGGTGCTGTGGCCGGCAGCGGGTCTGGCCACGGTGGGCGTTCTGCTCACCGCGCTGATTGTCGGTGTGGTGGCGCATCTGTTCTATTCGTTTTCACTGCTGGAGGGCTTGCTGCTGGGCGCAGTCATCTCGTCCACCGATGCCGCGGCCGTTTTTGCCGTCCTGCGTGCGCGCAACGTCAGTCTGCGTGGCGACCTCAAGCCGCTGCTCGAGCTGGAATCGGGCAGCAATGATCCCATGGCCGTGTTTCTCACCGTCGGCCTGATTCAGATGTTGACCGCACCCGCAACTTCCCTGCCGCAGCTCGCATGGTTGTTCGTTTTGCAAATGAGCCTGGGTGCCGCCTGCGGCGTGGGTTTGGGCAAATTGCTGACTGTTCTGCTCAACCGGGTGAACTTTGTGCAGGAGGGATTCTATCCGGTTCTGGTGCTCGCCTATGCGCTGCTCATCTATGGCGCCACCGCATTGTTGGGCGGCAGCGCCTTTTTGGCGGTTTATCTCGCCGGCATGGTGGCGGGCAACAGTGAATTCGTCCACAAGAAAAGCCTGCTGCGTTTCTTTGATGGGCTGGCCTGGTTGAGCCAGATCGGCATGTTCCTCACGCTCGGGTTGCTGGTCTTCCCCTCGCGCATCGTGCCGGTGATGGGCGCGGGCCTGTTGCTGTCCGCCGTTCTCATGCTGGCGGCCCGGCCGCTGAGCGTGTTTCTCACGCTGGCCTTCTCCCGCTTCAACTGGCGCGAAAAGGCCCTGATCTCCTGGGTGGGATTGCGCGGCGCGGTGCCGGTTATTCTGGCGACTTTTCCACTGCTGGCCAGGCTGCCCAATGCCGAGCTGCTGTTCAATCTTGTTTTCTTCATCGTCTTCACCTCCGCGCTGCTGCAGGGGTGGTCGATGCCGGCGGTCGCCCGTCTGCTCAAGGTCGATGCGCCGGTGGCCCGCCGGCGCCAGTATCCCATCGAGTTTGCCCCGCCCACCGGCATGGACACGGATCTGGTGGAGTTCGTCGTGCCTGCGCATGCCGCCGTTGCCGGAAAATCTTTGGTTGAGATCGGCATGCCGCGCGACAGTTTGATCGTGCTCATCAGTCAAAACGAGGAATTCATCGTGCCCAGCGGCGGCACGGTGATCAACGAGGGTGACGTGGTTTTGGCGCTGGTCAACAAGCGCAACCTGCCGGAGGTGCGGGCAATCTTCTCCAGGGTGGCATAG